A DNA window from Fimbriimonadaceae bacterium contains the following coding sequences:
- a CDS encoding aminodeoxychorismate/anthranilate synthase component II: MILVVDNYDSFTYNLVQYVGECGEEVVVRRNDAVTVAEIATMSLTGILLSPGPCTPRESGVCLPLLDEAHRGSAGALGGLPIFGVCLGLQAMGHTAGGEVARAKQIMHGKPSLIRHGGQGVFAGIPSPFSAIRYHSLSVRPESLPSTYEVTATAEDDGEIMGLAHRSLPIEGVQFHPESVLTEHGMAMIANFVKRCQGQSP, from the coding sequence GTGATCCTCGTTGTCGACAACTACGACTCGTTCACCTACAACCTCGTCCAGTACGTCGGGGAGTGCGGTGAAGAGGTCGTCGTCCGACGCAACGACGCGGTCACCGTGGCCGAGATCGCGACGATGTCGCTGACGGGCATCCTGCTTTCGCCCGGACCGTGCACGCCGCGCGAATCGGGGGTGTGTCTCCCCTTGCTCGACGAGGCGCACCGGGGAAGCGCGGGCGCCCTCGGCGGATTGCCGATCTTCGGAGTGTGTCTGGGGTTGCAGGCCATGGGGCACACGGCGGGAGGCGAAGTCGCCCGCGCGAAGCAGATCATGCACGGCAAGCCCTCTCTGATCCGGCACGGCGGCCAAGGGGTGTTCGCAGGCATCCCGAGCCCGTTCTCCGCGATCCGGTACCACTCGCTCAGCGTCCGCCCCGAATCCCTGCCCTCGACCTACGAGGTGACCGCCACGGCCGAGGACGACGGCGAAATCATGGGGCTCGCGCACCGGTCGCTCCCGATCGAGGGAGTGCAGTTCCACCCCGAATCCGTGCTGACGGAACACGGCATGGCGATGATCGCCAACTTCGTGAAGCGCTGCCAGGGGCAGTCGCCCTAA
- a CDS encoding type II secretion system GspH family protein has protein sequence MVRRAFTLMELMITVSIIAVLSAISVPALVSVRDAAYQFAAVQSIRGLMMATNLYTADNDDTFPLATYASAEGTVAWFGAQDTSGTYDPKRGLLAPYTQGRPALDRSFQALDYMGDHSGFGYNWGYLGSDFNLTEDYRGFPNSRNPAHASEIERPSETVAFATSAFFFAPWLPGGDGKTYDFGFIDPPKFWYGRPNVDFRFGGKKVVDEGTQTVTPHGNAVFLNVDGSVRVLKIEKVNDAMFRRAGPAAEDDSGDGS, from the coding sequence ATGGTACGTCGCGCCTTCACTTTGATGGAGCTGATGATCACTGTGAGCATTATCGCGGTGCTCTCGGCGATCTCCGTTCCCGCGCTCGTCTCGGTACGCGACGCCGCCTACCAGTTCGCGGCCGTGCAGTCCATCCGGGGCCTGATGATGGCCACGAACCTCTACACGGCCGACAACGACGACACGTTCCCGCTGGCGACCTACGCCTCGGCCGAAGGCACGGTGGCGTGGTTTGGCGCCCAGGATACGTCCGGAACCTACGATCCCAAGCGTGGACTCCTTGCCCCGTACACCCAGGGAAGGCCCGCGCTCGACCGCTCGTTCCAGGCGCTCGACTACATGGGGGACCACTCCGGCTTCGGCTACAACTGGGGCTACCTCGGCAGCGATTTCAACCTCACGGAGGACTACCGGGGCTTCCCGAACAGCCGCAACCCCGCGCATGCCTCCGAGATCGAGCGGCCGAGCGAGACCGTCGCTTTCGCGACCAGCGCTTTCTTCTTCGCGCCGTGGCTTCCGGGAGGCGACGGCAAGACGTACGATTTCGGGTTCATCGACCCTCCGAAGTTCTGGTACGGGAGGCCCAACGTCGACTTCCGGTTCGGAGGAAAGAAGGTGGTCGACGAGGGGACCCAGACCGTCACCCCGCATGGGAACGCGGTCTTCCTGAACGTGGACGGTTCAGTGCGCGTCCTCAAGATCGAAAAGGTGAACGACGCGATGTTCCGACGCGCCGGGCCGGCGGCGGAGGACGATTCCGGAGACGGGTCCTAA
- a CDS encoding ATP-binding protein, which yields MQAQLAGALKRIQELESERQGLEDRIKASPQSGRMAETVDVAPINEADVTLRRLVQRIAMILQAEKIVIMFFDRERGELIGIPPAYGVDEDLLSVFRVRATQGVSGLVFRDTEPVIFHDATSDPRTQKDPFSLLHVNNGITVPLVIERRDEENRVVERTVIGVLHAFNKRHGEDFNDEDVRLLERMARNVGSIIANLQLYREVVEEREELLQTFESLTAGLILVSMEGKISQMNASARAIFGFPNDVIGKPYQDVMGQAELRDVFEAGLRGEEKTKPDVTLLINGMERIFQVQSAQVRNEDGKPLGIVAILNDYTEIKNIERMKSSFVAMASHELRTPLTAIKGFVSTLLMDDGFSNDERREFYMIIDQECDRLTRLINDLLNTARIEAGESLKPNYSNVHFRQLLEKVLMIQKQSTSRHTLVLKAPETIPEIVGDEDKLDQVLTNLLNNAIKYSPNGGQITLSCEVDGNELLVGVQDEGLGIPKEHQARVFDKFHRVNNDDNRRIYGTGLGLYLVKHLVETVHLGKIWVESEVGKGSTFYFRIPTNLDIEHAKALNT from the coding sequence ATGCAAGCTCAGCTCGCCGGTGCACTCAAACGCATCCAAGAGCTTGAGTCCGAGCGCCAAGGTCTCGAAGACCGCATCAAGGCGTCTCCCCAATCCGGCCGCATGGCCGAGACCGTCGACGTCGCGCCGATCAACGAAGCCGACGTCACCCTTCGCCGCTTGGTGCAGCGCATCGCGATGATTCTCCAGGCGGAGAAGATCGTGATCATGTTCTTCGACCGGGAGCGCGGCGAACTGATCGGGATTCCTCCCGCCTACGGCGTCGACGAGGATCTGTTGAGCGTCTTCCGGGTGCGGGCGACCCAGGGCGTCTCCGGACTCGTTTTCCGAGACACGGAGCCGGTGATCTTCCACGACGCCACCTCCGACCCGAGGACCCAAAAAGACCCTTTTTCGCTTCTTCACGTCAATAACGGCATCACCGTGCCTCTTGTGATCGAGCGCCGCGACGAGGAGAACCGGGTCGTCGAGCGGACGGTCATCGGAGTCCTGCACGCCTTCAACAAGCGGCACGGCGAGGACTTCAACGACGAAGACGTGCGCCTGCTCGAGCGGATGGCGCGAAACGTCGGCTCGATCATCGCCAATCTCCAGCTTTACCGCGAGGTCGTCGAAGAGCGCGAAGAACTTCTCCAGACGTTCGAGTCCCTCACCGCCGGCTTGATCCTCGTGTCGATGGAAGGCAAGATCAGCCAGATGAACGCGTCGGCTCGGGCAATCTTCGGATTCCCTAACGACGTGATCGGCAAACCCTACCAAGACGTGATGGGCCAGGCCGAACTTCGGGACGTCTTCGAGGCAGGCCTCCGAGGCGAAGAGAAGACCAAGCCCGACGTCACGCTGCTCATCAACGGGATGGAGCGCATCTTCCAGGTCCAATCGGCCCAGGTGCGCAACGAGGACGGCAAGCCCCTCGGGATCGTCGCGATCCTCAACGACTACACCGAGATCAAGAACATCGAGCGGATGAAGAGCTCGTTCGTGGCCATGGCCTCGCACGAACTCCGTACCCCGCTCACGGCCATCAAGGGGTTCGTCAGCACACTGCTGATGGACGACGGCTTCTCGAACGACGAGCGCCGCGAGTTCTACATGATCATCGACCAGGAGTGCGACCGTCTGACGCGCCTGATCAACGACCTGCTGAACACGGCGCGCATCGAAGCGGGCGAGAGCCTGAAGCCCAACTACAGCAACGTGCATTTCCGACAGCTTCTGGAGAAGGTGCTCATGATCCAGAAGCAGAGCACGTCCCGGCACACGCTGGTGCTCAAGGCGCCCGAGACCATTCCGGAGATCGTGGGCGACGAGGACAAACTCGACCAGGTGCTGACGAACCTGCTGAACAACGCCATCAAATACTCGCCGAACGGCGGACAGATCACCCTGTCGTGCGAGGTCGACGGGAACGAGCTGCTCGTGGGGGTCCAAGACGAGGGCTTGGGGATCCCGAAGGAGCACCAGGCCCGCGTGTTCGACAAGTTCCACCGCGTGAACAACGACGACAACAGGCGCATCTACGGGACGGGTTTGGGCCTTTACTTGGTGAAGCACTTGGTGGAGACCGTCCACCTTGGGAAGATCTGGGTGGAGTCGGAGGTCGGCAAGGGCTCGACGTTCTACTTCCGGATTCCGACCAACCTCGACATCGAGCACGCCAAGGCGCTGAACACCTAG
- a CDS encoding DnaJ domain-containing protein encodes MPANSVADLYAVLGVKRNVEPAVLRQAYRRLARKYHPDVNPDPRSHTMMARINEAFETLIDPIRKMEYDAMLAGGLLDQEPGPPPKSPKKPVVVRLLHRFKAHRTPIYGLDFAPDTGLLISSSFDNEMIWWDARRGESVRRLRVDSASVSTVCALERGDVVAAGSSENLVSVSRVAGGAIESWRNSCTEWVSCLAISDDGEAVATGSVHRGLSVSRAVDGKNLYARYDHSESVTAVAWSPDGKFLASGSADATVKLRHGASGAVLHTFNAVRSAVTALSFSPDGAFLSVASVDLSVRVFRLSDGFLQKVMFGHTRPIEALAFHPNGWLFASAGRDGAVKLWNAAEGVGELHLDAGGRAIAAVTFSSDGTLVAAAGLDRIVRVWSLEVRR; translated from the coding sequence ATGCCTGCGAATTCCGTCGCCGACCTTTACGCCGTTCTCGGTGTGAAGCGCAATGTCGAACCTGCCGTTTTGCGGCAGGCGTACCGACGCCTTGCCCGGAAGTACCACCCCGACGTGAACCCCGATCCGCGGAGCCACACGATGATGGCGCGGATCAACGAGGCGTTCGAGACGCTCATCGACCCCATCCGGAAGATGGAGTACGACGCGATGCTCGCCGGCGGACTGCTGGACCAGGAGCCGGGGCCGCCGCCCAAATCGCCCAAAAAGCCGGTGGTCGTGCGGCTTCTTCACCGGTTCAAGGCGCACCGGACCCCGATCTACGGGCTGGACTTCGCCCCGGATACCGGGTTGCTGATCTCCAGCTCCTTCGACAACGAGATGATCTGGTGGGACGCTCGGCGCGGTGAGTCCGTGCGCCGGCTGCGCGTCGATTCCGCCTCGGTGTCGACCGTGTGCGCGCTCGAGCGCGGCGACGTCGTTGCGGCCGGCTCCTCGGAGAACCTGGTGAGCGTCAGCCGGGTCGCCGGCGGCGCAATCGAATCGTGGCGCAACTCGTGCACGGAGTGGGTGTCGTGCCTGGCGATCTCGGACGACGGCGAGGCGGTGGCGACCGGCTCGGTGCACCGCGGCCTGTCCGTGTCGCGCGCGGTGGACGGCAAGAACCTCTACGCGCGGTACGACCACAGCGAGTCCGTGACGGCCGTGGCGTGGAGTCCGGACGGCAAGTTCCTCGCGTCGGGTTCGGCGGATGCGACCGTGAAGCTAAGGCACGGGGCGAGCGGGGCCGTGCTCCACACGTTCAACGCCGTGCGGTCCGCGGTGACCGCCCTCTCGTTCAGCCCGGACGGCGCCTTCCTGTCCGTGGCCTCCGTGGACCTCTCGGTGAGGGTGTTCCGCCTGTCCGACGGCTTTCTCCAGAAGGTGATGTTCGGGCACACGCGTCCCATCGAGGCCTTGGCGTTCCACCCGAACGGCTGGCTGTTCGCGAGCGCGGGGCGAGACGGCGCGGTGAAGCTGTGGAACGCCGCCGAAGGCGTGGGCGAACTCCATCTCGACGCGGGCGGCCGGGCGATCGCGGCCGTCACGTTCAGCTCCGACGGCACGCTGGTGGCCGCGGCGGGCCTCGACCGCATCGTGCGCGTGTGGAGCCTCGAAGTGCGCCGGTAG
- the prmC gene encoding peptide chain release factor N(5)-glutamine methyltransferase has protein sequence MTRSEWIRVAEDRLALAGVEAPRLEAQLLAATALGLERSQLLPHLGEPMANRAAADQLLERRLEGEPLAYIRGVREFYGRPFHVGPGVLVPRHETETLVEVLLGAAPIGATVLDVGTGSGCIAITAKLERPDLRVAGIDVSPDALRWAIRNREELGADVDLLAGDLVAPLRDQSIHVIATNPPYIAHADPLPREIAEWEPPGALWAGEGGFACYMRLAREAPRILDKGGLLVAEVGMGQSERVRDLFEVAGWEHVGTASDLGGIPRVVTLRMP, from the coding sequence ATGACGCGGAGCGAGTGGATACGGGTCGCCGAAGACCGGTTGGCGCTCGCGGGCGTCGAGGCGCCCAGGCTCGAGGCACAACTCCTCGCCGCCACCGCTCTGGGACTCGAGCGATCGCAGCTCCTGCCACACCTCGGGGAGCCGATGGCCAACAGGGCCGCCGCCGACCAGCTCCTGGAAAGGCGCCTCGAAGGGGAACCTCTGGCTTACATCCGAGGCGTGCGCGAGTTCTACGGCCGTCCGTTCCACGTCGGACCGGGGGTCCTGGTGCCTCGCCACGAAACCGAGACCCTCGTGGAGGTGCTCCTCGGCGCGGCACCGATTGGCGCAACGGTGCTCGATGTGGGAACGGGTAGCGGATGCATCGCCATCACCGCGAAGCTCGAACGACCCGACCTCCGCGTCGCCGGCATCGACGTCTCTCCGGACGCGCTCCGATGGGCCATCCGCAACCGGGAGGAGCTCGGAGCCGACGTGGATCTCCTCGCGGGCGATCTGGTGGCGCCCTTGCGCGACCAGTCGATCCACGTAATCGCGACGAACCCGCCCTATATCGCCCATGCGGACCCGCTTCCGCGCGAAATCGCGGAGTGGGAACCTCCGGGCGCCCTCTGGGCGGGGGAGGGCGGCTTCGCCTGCTACATGCGGCTGGCCCGCGAAGCCCCCCGCATCCTCGACAAGGGCGGCCTGCTGGTCGCCGAAGTGGGGATGGGACAGTCCGAGCGGGTCCGGGACCTCTTCGAAGTCGCGGGGTGGGAGCACGTCGGCACCGCCTCCGACTTGGGGGGCATCCCCCGGGTCGTGACGCTGCGAATGCCATAA
- the fmt gene encoding methionyl-tRNA formyltransferase: MRVVFFGTGAFAVPALESMAPHLVLVVSQPDRPSGRGLRLHASPVKQRALELGLHVETPERSRAPEFVEHLRSLDADFLLVASYGQILSQAVLDSARQGGINLHGSILPAWRGAAPIQRCLEAGETVTGVTLMQMDRGMDTGDLINVCRVPIDPDETYGMLEERLARVAAAQVVLWAARLAAGAYTRRPQDSSRATLAPKVERHEARLRLAAPLSGEYNRYRAFTPNPGAFVETAHGRLRVWDARRRTGQGSPGDVVATSPELVVAFADGAMAWLEVQPEGKKRMSGRDFANGARIRAGDSLLKENDG, encoded by the coding sequence ATGAGGGTCGTCTTCTTCGGCACGGGGGCGTTCGCCGTCCCCGCCCTCGAGTCGATGGCGCCCCACCTCGTTCTTGTGGTCAGCCAGCCGGACCGTCCATCGGGTCGGGGGCTCCGTCTGCACGCTTCCCCGGTCAAGCAGCGGGCGCTCGAGCTGGGCCTGCACGTGGAGACGCCCGAACGCAGCCGCGCCCCGGAGTTCGTGGAGCATCTCCGTTCGCTCGACGCTGATTTTCTCTTGGTCGCCAGCTACGGGCAGATCCTCTCCCAGGCGGTCCTGGACAGCGCCCGCCAAGGAGGAATCAACCTGCACGGCTCCATCCTTCCCGCCTGGCGGGGCGCCGCACCCATCCAGCGGTGCCTGGAGGCGGGCGAAACCGTGACCGGGGTCACGCTCATGCAGATGGACCGCGGGATGGACACGGGCGATCTCATCAACGTGTGCCGGGTCCCGATCGACCCGGACGAGACCTACGGGATGTTGGAGGAACGATTGGCCCGGGTCGCCGCCGCGCAGGTCGTGCTGTGGGCGGCTCGCCTGGCCGCGGGCGCCTACACTCGCAGGCCTCAGGATTCCTCGCGAGCCACGCTGGCACCGAAGGTCGAACGCCACGAGGCGCGGCTGCGGCTCGCCGCCCCGCTTTCGGGGGAGTACAACCGGTACCGTGCGTTCACACCCAACCCCGGGGCGTTCGTTGAAACGGCCCACGGCCGCCTCCGGGTGTGGGACGCGAGGAGGAGGACGGGCCAGGGCTCGCCTGGCGACGTCGTGGCGACGTCGCCCGAACTGGTCGTGGCCTTCGCCGACGGAGCCATGGCGTGGCTCGAAGTTCAGCCGGAAGGTAAAAAGCGCATGTCGGGACGGGATTTTGCCAATGGGGCGAGGATCCGAGCCGGCGATTCGCTGTTGAAGGAGAACGATGGATAA
- the efp gene encoding elongation factor P — protein MHIELDGEVYTIVDFQHVKPGKGGAFVRTRLKKVRTGQAIEKTFRSGERVEPVFIEKQAMQFLYRQGTDLVMMDLDSYEQIPVAEEALGDQGKYLKEEMEIVRLMANGEALGYELPNFVELEVVETDPGYKGDTVSGSTKPAKLETGAMVLVPFHINEGDVVKIDTRSDSYLERVKK, from the coding sequence ATGCACATCGAGTTGGACGGCGAGGTTTACACCATCGTCGACTTCCAGCACGTGAAACCCGGCAAGGGCGGCGCGTTCGTCCGCACGCGCCTCAAGAAGGTGCGGACGGGACAAGCGATTGAAAAAACTTTCCGATCGGGTGAGCGCGTCGAACCCGTGTTCATCGAGAAGCAGGCGATGCAGTTCCTCTATCGGCAGGGCACCGACCTCGTGATGATGGATCTGGACTCTTACGAACAGATTCCTGTCGCGGAGGAAGCGCTCGGAGACCAGGGGAAGTATCTCAAAGAAGAGATGGAGATCGTGAGGCTCATGGCGAACGGCGAGGCCCTGGGCTACGAGCTTCCCAATTTTGTGGAGTTGGAGGTTGTGGAAACAGATCCGGGATACAAAGGCGACACGGTCAGCGGAAGCACCAAGCCCGCGAAGTTGGAGACCGGCGCGATGGTCCTGGTTCCGTTTCACATCAACGAAGGCGACGTCGTGAAGATCGACACGCGATCTGACAGCTATCTGGAGCGGGTGAAAAAGTAG
- the def gene encoding peptide deformylase, translating into MDVVVPQEFKHLYVTDEERPIIKVPDPRLRQTATEIVKFTKKTQLLVDQMASVMRRANGIGLAAPQLGILQRVIVIAAEGMRPTGLINPVVVKSEGEQIGEEGCLSIPGLYGDVKRAEYVEVEALDRRGREVTFELEGIHARVVLHEIDHLNGVLFLDKVDLATLHWMHPSVKPDEAE; encoded by the coding sequence ATGGACGTCGTGGTTCCTCAGGAGTTCAAACACCTTTACGTGACCGACGAGGAGCGGCCGATCATCAAGGTGCCCGATCCTCGCCTCCGGCAAACGGCGACCGAGATCGTGAAGTTCACGAAGAAGACCCAATTGCTCGTGGACCAGATGGCTTCGGTGATGCGGCGCGCCAACGGCATCGGGCTCGCCGCCCCGCAACTGGGCATCCTGCAGCGGGTGATCGTGATCGCCGCCGAGGGAATGCGCCCGACGGGCTTGATCAACCCGGTCGTGGTCAAGAGCGAGGGCGAGCAGATCGGCGAAGAAGGGTGCCTGAGCATCCCCGGTCTGTACGGCGACGTCAAGCGTGCCGAGTACGTCGAAGTCGAGGCGTTGGACCGGCGTGGCCGCGAGGTCACCTTCGAGCTTGAGGGCATCCACGCGCGCGTCGTCCTCCACGAGATCGACCATCTCAACGGGGTGCTGTTCCTAGACAAGGTGGACCTGGCGACCCTGCACTGGATGCACCCCTCGGTCAAGCCCGATGAGGCCGAATGA
- the typA gene encoding translational GTPase TypA has translation MPASIRNIGIIAHVDHGKTTLVDAIFRQSGIFRENQHMQERVMDRNDLEREKGITILSKVASVRYRDVKINIVDTPGHADFGGEVERVLSMVDGVLLVVDANEGPMPQTRFVLKKALAQGLKPIVCINKIDREGARPLDAYDKTLDLFIDLGASEDDLFFPHLYTSGSGGFARVSPDGAERDMRALFEMIVNAVPPPSVQADGPFQLQVNNLDYSDYLGRMFGGKVLRGTVKIGDRLSHVREGKTVGFNVTKLWTYEGIQLVDTESVGPGEIAMLSGLDDVLISDTIAHPEHATPLPPIQVEPPTLTMNFYANNSPLAGKDGGRFLTIHKIRERLEKEEAVSVSVKIDRTSQADTVTVAARGELQLAVLIETMRREGYEMQISRPQVILKRGDDGRVQEPYEAVTLELPEDSVGPVMEEMSRRKGEMRDMAKQENGQVRLEYGIPTRGLIGFRSMYLTLTRGLGIVASLFEGYEPHSGEVQSRTQGSLICKDPGKITRYAYEDVMERGTFFYPVGTECYGGMIVGACARDEDMVVNVTKTKAANNIRSSTSEQTQALDPHREFSLEQALAWLRDDELLEVTPKTLRFRKKVLDHSERRVSERRSEVTV, from the coding sequence GTGCCCGCCTCCATTCGCAACATAGGGATCATCGCCCACGTCGATCACGGCAAGACCACGCTCGTCGACGCGATCTTCCGCCAGTCCGGGATCTTCCGGGAAAACCAACACATGCAGGAGCGTGTGATGGACCGCAACGACCTCGAGCGCGAAAAGGGCATCACCATTCTCTCCAAGGTCGCCAGCGTGCGATACCGGGACGTCAAGATCAACATCGTGGACACGCCCGGCCACGCGGACTTCGGAGGCGAGGTCGAGCGCGTGCTCTCGATGGTGGACGGCGTGCTGCTGGTCGTCGACGCGAACGAGGGCCCGATGCCCCAGACGCGGTTCGTCCTCAAGAAGGCGCTGGCCCAGGGCCTCAAACCCATCGTCTGCATCAACAAAATCGATCGCGAAGGGGCGCGCCCCCTCGATGCCTACGACAAGACGCTCGATTTGTTCATCGACCTGGGCGCGAGCGAAGACGATTTGTTCTTCCCGCACCTTTACACCTCGGGTTCCGGTGGGTTCGCGCGCGTTTCCCCGGACGGGGCGGAGCGCGACATGCGCGCCCTGTTCGAGATGATCGTGAACGCGGTTCCTCCACCCTCGGTGCAAGCCGACGGTCCGTTCCAACTCCAGGTGAACAACCTCGACTACTCGGACTATCTGGGGCGCATGTTCGGAGGCAAGGTGCTCCGCGGGACCGTCAAGATCGGGGACCGCCTCTCGCATGTGCGGGAAGGCAAGACCGTGGGCTTCAACGTCACCAAGCTCTGGACCTACGAGGGCATTCAGCTCGTCGACACGGAGTCCGTCGGTCCCGGTGAGATCGCCATGCTGTCGGGCCTCGACGACGTGTTGATCTCCGATACGATCGCGCATCCCGAACACGCCACGCCGCTTCCTCCGATCCAAGTCGAGCCCCCGACGTTGACGATGAACTTCTACGCCAACAACTCGCCCCTTGCGGGCAAGGACGGCGGCAGGTTCCTCACGATCCATAAGATTCGCGAACGTCTTGAAAAGGAGGAGGCGGTGAGCGTGTCGGTCAAGATCGACCGCACGAGCCAGGCTGACACGGTCACCGTCGCCGCACGGGGCGAGCTGCAGCTCGCCGTCCTGATCGAGACCATGCGCCGCGAGGGCTACGAGATGCAGATCTCACGCCCTCAGGTCATCCTCAAGCGCGGGGACGACGGTCGGGTCCAAGAGCCCTACGAGGCCGTGACCCTCGAGTTGCCGGAAGACTCCGTCGGGCCGGTGATGGAGGAGATGAGCCGGCGCAAGGGCGAGATGCGCGACATGGCCAAGCAGGAGAACGGGCAAGTCCGACTTGAGTACGGCATTCCGACGCGTGGGCTGATCGGGTTCCGATCGATGTACCTCACCCTCACGCGCGGGCTGGGTATCGTCGCCTCGCTGTTCGAGGGGTACGAGCCCCATAGCGGCGAGGTCCAGAGCCGCACGCAAGGATCGCTCATCTGCAAGGACCCCGGGAAGATCACGCGCTACGCGTACGAAGACGTGATGGAGCGCGGGACGTTCTTCTACCCGGTCGGCACCGAGTGCTACGGTGGCATGATCGTCGGCGCTTGCGCGCGCGACGAGGACATGGTGGTGAACGTGACCAAAACCAAGGCCGCGAACAACATCCGCTCCTCCACCAGCGAGCAGACGCAAGCCCTGGATCCGCACCGGGAGTTCTCCCTCGAGCAGGCCCTCGCGTGGCTCCGCGACGACGAGCTGCTCGAGGTGACCCCCAAGACGCTTCGCTTCCGCAAGAAAGTCCTCGACCACAGCGAGCGTCGCGTTTCCGAGCGCCGAAGCGAAGTCACGGTTTAG
- a CDS encoding LON peptidase substrate-binding domain-containing protein, which produces MSVELEELPLFPLNTVLFPYASVQLHVFEDRYRRLVHDCLEYDRPFGIVLIRSGEEVGGLAEPYLVGTAVRIQQVHHFDDGRMDIHVQGERRFRIRRLEDDGPYMRGFVEPVVEIEPEGSPREEALVMKAREDFQMLVEGLFSSQDVNVQVLFPSDPVVLSFTIANLVPMENLDKQRLLETTDTVERIRHLIPILERQLVEAKPALSHRRLNSSELAEWITPN; this is translated from the coding sequence ATGTCGGTTGAACTCGAAGAATTGCCGTTGTTCCCTTTGAACACCGTCCTGTTTCCGTACGCCTCGGTTCAACTTCATGTGTTTGAAGACCGCTACCGCCGTTTGGTTCACGACTGCCTGGAATATGACCGTCCCTTCGGCATCGTTCTCATTCGATCCGGGGAGGAGGTGGGCGGTCTCGCCGAGCCGTATCTCGTCGGCACGGCGGTGCGCATCCAGCAGGTCCACCACTTCGACGACGGGCGTATGGACATCCACGTCCAGGGCGAGCGCCGCTTTCGGATCAGGCGCCTCGAGGACGACGGCCCCTACATGCGCGGCTTCGTCGAGCCGGTGGTCGAGATCGAACCCGAGGGATCGCCGCGCGAAGAGGCGCTGGTCATGAAGGCGCGCGAGGACTTCCAGATGCTCGTGGAGGGCCTGTTCTCCAGCCAGGACGTGAACGTTCAAGTCCTGTTCCCGAGCGATCCGGTCGTGCTCTCGTTCACGATCGCGAACCTCGTCCCCATGGAGAACCTCGACAAGCAGAGGCTGCTGGAGACCACCGACACCGTCGAACGCATCCGGCACCTGATCCCCATCCTCGAACGCCAGCTCGTCGAGGCGAAGCCCGCCCTCTCGCACCGCCGGCTCAACAGCAGCGAGCTCGCGGAGTGGATCACACCCAACTAA